A section of the Prochlorococcus sp. MIT 1341 genome encodes:
- a CDS encoding sodium:solute symporter family protein has product MTFVDWLILGFYLLGTLLLGLWLAARNKTEDDYFVAGRSLSGWLAGASMAATTFSIDTPLYVAGLVGTRGLAANWEWWSFGLAHIAMAVIFAPLWRRSGVLTDAAFTELRYGGVSAAWLRGVKAFLLALPVNCIGIGYAFLAMRKVMEALGIVQGRLIVGGMTDTMFLLVLVAVLMLAYTVIGGLWAVVVNDLIQLALALVGAFAVAMAAVHAAGGMTNLLHKLEELNRPELLSLFPWQWQSGRFEWIEGAGISVATFSAFLTIQWWSFRRSDGGGEFIQRMLATRNEQEATLAAWVFLVVNYLLRSWLWIVVALASIVLLPTQQDWELSYPTLAVKYLPPVGLGLVVVSLVAAFMSTVSTAVNWGASYLTHDLYQRFVRPMATNFELVQVGQITSFVLLGLGVVTALWAESIGSVFRLVIAIGTGPGVVLVLRWFWWRVNAQAELAAMVAGFLIGFTTSVIPVFRIEDYGVRLIATTAITAVIWLVVLVLTPPESKAVLEHFVTKVQPPGPGWRIIRNQLGVQPPEPINRIFARFLLSVGVLYGGLLGSGAFILHQQLCGWLGISIAGICFIALWRGWLRRRLATL; this is encoded by the coding sequence ATGACTTTTGTTGATTGGTTGATTCTTGGATTTTATTTATTGGGAACGCTTCTTTTAGGACTTTGGCTTGCTGCACGTAATAAGACAGAGGATGATTATTTTGTTGCTGGTCGTAGCTTAAGTGGTTGGCTTGCTGGGGCTTCAATGGCCGCAACAACATTTTCTATCGATACCCCTCTTTATGTTGCTGGATTAGTAGGTACTCGTGGCTTGGCCGCAAACTGGGAATGGTGGAGCTTTGGATTGGCTCACATTGCAATGGCTGTAATTTTCGCACCTCTTTGGAGAAGAAGTGGAGTGTTGACTGATGCAGCTTTTACAGAACTTCGATATGGGGGAGTGTCTGCTGCATGGTTGAGGGGGGTAAAGGCTTTTTTACTTGCATTACCAGTGAATTGTATTGGGATTGGATACGCATTTTTAGCTATGAGGAAGGTAATGGAGGCTTTGGGAATTGTTCAGGGGCGACTAATTGTCGGAGGCATGACCGACACGATGTTCCTTCTTGTTCTTGTAGCCGTACTAATGCTTGCTTACACTGTTATTGGAGGCCTTTGGGCAGTTGTTGTTAATGATCTAATTCAGTTAGCTCTAGCTCTTGTAGGGGCATTTGCGGTTGCAATGGCAGCTGTGCATGCTGCGGGTGGGATGACAAATTTATTGCACAAACTTGAGGAGTTGAACCGTCCTGAGTTGCTTTCATTATTCCCATGGCAATGGCAAAGTGGTCGATTTGAATGGATAGAAGGTGCAGGTATAAGTGTTGCAACCTTCAGTGCATTTTTGACTATTCAGTGGTGGAGTTTTCGCCGTAGTGATGGAGGAGGAGAGTTTATCCAAAGAATGTTGGCAACCCGTAATGAACAGGAGGCGACTTTAGCGGCTTGGGTGTTTCTTGTAGTTAATTATCTTCTCCGAAGTTGGTTATGGATTGTCGTTGCGCTTGCTTCGATAGTTTTACTTCCTACTCAGCAGGATTGGGAGCTTAGTTACCCAACCTTGGCAGTGAAATACCTTCCCCCAGTTGGATTAGGCCTTGTAGTTGTTTCTTTGGTCGCTGCTTTTATGAGCACTGTTAGTACAGCGGTGAATTGGGGTGCAAGTTATCTAACCCATGATTTATATCAGAGGTTTGTCAGACCTATGGCAACTAATTTTGAATTAGTGCAGGTTGGTCAAATTACAAGCTTCGTGCTTTTGGGACTAGGTGTTGTAACTGCTTTGTGGGCCGAAAGTATCGGTTCAGTTTTTAGATTGGTTATTGCTATTGGGACTGGTCCAGGCGTTGTATTAGTTCTGCGTTGGTTCTGGTGGCGTGTTAATGCTCAGGCAGAATTGGCTGCAATGGTTGCTGGATTTTTAATTGGATTTACAACCTCAGTAATTCCTGTTTTCCGCATAGAGGATTATGGCGTTAGATTGATTGCAACAACAGCAATTACAGCAGTTATTTGGTTAGTGGTTTTAGTATTAACACCTCCAGAATCAAAAGCTGTTCTGGAGCATTTTGTGACAAAGGTTCAACCACCTGGACCTGGCTGGAGAATTATTCGTAATCAATTAGGCGTTCAGCCACCTGAGCCCATTAACAGAATTTTTGCACGGTTTTTGTTAAGCGTAGGAGTTTTGTATGGAGGCTTACTTGGGAGTGGAGCCTTTATTCTTCATCAACAATTGTGTGGGTGGCTAGGAATTTCTATAGCAGGTATTTGCTTTATCGCCCTTTGGAGGGGATGGCTACGCAGAAGACTGGCTACTTTGTGA
- a CDS encoding DUF2997 domain-containing protein, protein MPQRTLRFRIRQDGRVEESVTGVLGESCQVLTEKLEAALGSVEVNHQTADAFRVNQEENQSISTELN, encoded by the coding sequence ATGCCTCAAAGGACCTTACGTTTTCGGATTAGACAAGATGGTCGGGTGGAGGAGTCAGTAACCGGCGTTCTTGGTGAATCGTGTCAAGTACTTACAGAAAAGCTCGAAGCTGCTTTAGGCTCCGTTGAAGTTAACCATCAGACAGCTGATGCTTTCCGTGTTAACCAAGAAGAAAACCAGTCAATTTCTACTGAATTAAACTAA
- a CDS encoding HEAT repeat domain-containing protein, whose amino-acid sequence MTDEQENLVQESPVNLAIDPDVLASELAAELLGDPLDEIDFEGFDPDSLQIAMECESGLTWLKEGHEQRLQGLRVFCEHRDPRALPLLIPLLKEPCPVERMSAVYALGRNPCPRALDLLLNLLKNDCNAYVRKATAWSLGNYPDDLVLQPLINALKNDVSAVRLWASSSLADVVGTSSEKAAKASEQLLISLKIDSEPVVRSNCIWALGRIIENLEESLRTALIDAFFDVLLNDVESSVRDEARIVLEQLGTGIVRTRLQELIDDGVLV is encoded by the coding sequence ATGACTGATGAACAGGAAAATTTGGTTCAAGAATCGCCGGTCAATTTGGCTATAGATCCAGATGTGTTAGCAAGTGAGTTAGCAGCTGAACTACTTGGAGATCCCCTTGATGAGATCGATTTTGAGGGGTTTGATCCAGATTCTCTGCAAATTGCTATGGAATGCGAGTCTGGCTTGACTTGGCTAAAGGAAGGGCATGAGCAACGTCTTCAGGGCTTAAGAGTTTTCTGTGAGCATAGAGATCCACGAGCCTTGCCACTGTTAATTCCCTTGTTAAAAGAGCCGTGCCCCGTTGAACGTATGAGTGCTGTTTATGCTTTAGGTCGAAACCCTTGTCCTAGGGCTTTGGACCTTTTGCTAAATCTTCTGAAAAATGACTGCAATGCTTATGTGCGGAAGGCAACGGCTTGGAGTTTAGGGAATTATCCGGATGATTTGGTGCTGCAACCGTTAATAAATGCGTTGAAGAATGATGTTTCAGCAGTGAGACTATGGGCCTCGAGTTCATTGGCTGATGTAGTCGGCACTTCTTCTGAAAAAGCTGCCAAAGCTTCTGAACAGCTTTTAATTAGCCTTAAGATTGATAGTGAGCCTGTTGTTCGCAGTAATTGCATATGGGCCCTTGGTCGAATTATTGAGAATTTAGAGGAGTCATTAAGAACCGCACTGATAGATGCTTTCTTTGATGTCTTGCTCAATGATGTTGAGTCTTCGGTGCGAGATGAAGCAAGAATTGTTTTGGAGCAATTAGGCACTGGGATTGTTAGGACTCGCCTTCAAGAGCTGATCGATGATGGCGTTTTGGTTTGA